A stretch of Saccharothrix texasensis DNA encodes these proteins:
- the glmS gene encoding glutamine--fructose-6-phosphate transaminase (isomerizing), producing the protein MCGIVGYVGPRDAVPVLLEGLHRLEYRGYDSAGIAVVDGDELRVVKTAGRVGELRKAVPEGTAGRTGIAHTRWATHGEPTDRNAHPHADAAGRVAIVHNGVFENSDRLRAQLAADGVALASDTDSEVLAHLVARSAASTLEGAVREALAQVEGTYGVIVTDADRPGELVAARRGSPVVLGVGEQEMLVASDVTALVRFTRQVIYLDDDEIAVVTADGYRTSTMDARATSTTRSPTSIDVASAEYELGEHPDFMYKEMREQPDAVDRCLRGRLDHRFSSARLDGVGLTPQDYQRIRRVKLLGCGSAYYAGQLGAQLVEELARIPADAEPASEFRYRNPVVDPDTLYVAISQSGETLDTLAAVQELKRKGGHVIGVVNAVGSTIARECGHGVFLHAGPEVSVAATKSFTTMAVALAMLALDLGRVRDLSITEGRRLVAGLAQLPHQIAQVLAAEDDVAAVARKYADARHMFFVGRVRGWPAAREGAQKLKEISYVHAEAYQASELKHGPLALINPEMPTVVLVPDDELLAKNTATIEEIKARGGPVIAVTDAELPPGLATDVIRVPKAHDALAPITLSVPLQLFAYHLARALGRDVDRPRNLAKSVTVE; encoded by the coding sequence ATGTGCGGAATCGTCGGGTACGTGGGTCCGAGGGACGCCGTGCCCGTGCTGCTGGAGGGTCTGCACCGGCTGGAGTACCGGGGCTACGACTCGGCCGGCATCGCGGTCGTGGACGGGGACGAGTTGCGGGTCGTCAAGACCGCCGGGCGCGTCGGGGAGCTGCGCAAGGCCGTTCCGGAGGGCACGGCCGGCCGCACGGGCATCGCGCACACCAGGTGGGCCACCCACGGGGAGCCCACCGACCGCAACGCCCACCCGCACGCGGACGCCGCCGGACGGGTCGCCATCGTCCACAACGGCGTGTTCGAGAACTCCGACCGGCTGCGCGCGCAGCTGGCGGCCGACGGCGTGGCGCTGGCCTCCGACACCGACAGCGAGGTCCTCGCCCACCTGGTCGCCCGCAGCGCCGCGAGCACCTTGGAAGGCGCCGTGCGCGAGGCGTTGGCGCAGGTCGAGGGCACCTACGGGGTGATCGTGACGGACGCCGACCGGCCGGGTGAGCTGGTCGCCGCGCGCCGGGGCAGCCCGGTCGTGCTCGGCGTCGGCGAGCAGGAGATGCTGGTCGCCTCCGACGTCACCGCGCTGGTCCGCTTCACCCGGCAGGTGATCTACCTGGACGACGACGAGATCGCCGTGGTCACCGCCGACGGCTACCGCACGTCCACCATGGACGCCCGCGCCACCAGCACCACCCGCTCCCCCACCTCGATCGACGTCGCGAGCGCCGAGTACGAGCTGGGCGAGCACCCCGACTTCATGTACAAGGAGATGCGGGAGCAGCCCGACGCGGTGGACCGCTGCCTGCGCGGGCGGCTGGACCACCGGTTCTCCTCGGCGCGGCTGGACGGCGTCGGCCTCACCCCGCAGGACTACCAGCGCATCCGCCGGGTCAAGCTGCTCGGCTGCGGCTCGGCGTACTACGCGGGTCAGCTGGGCGCGCAGCTGGTCGAGGAGCTGGCCCGCATCCCGGCCGACGCCGAGCCGGCGTCCGAGTTCCGCTACCGCAACCCCGTGGTCGACCCGGACACGCTGTACGTCGCGATCAGCCAGTCGGGTGAGACGCTGGACACACTCGCGGCCGTGCAGGAGCTCAAGCGCAAGGGCGGGCACGTCATCGGCGTGGTCAACGCGGTGGGCAGCACGATCGCCCGCGAGTGCGGCCACGGTGTCTTCCTGCACGCGGGCCCGGAGGTGTCCGTGGCGGCGACGAAGTCGTTCACCACGATGGCCGTGGCGCTGGCGATGCTGGCGCTGGACCTGGGCCGGGTGCGCGACCTGTCCATCACCGAGGGCAGGCGGCTCGTGGCCGGGTTGGCGCAGCTGCCGCACCAGATCGCGCAGGTGCTGGCCGCCGAGGACGACGTCGCGGCCGTCGCGCGGAAGTACGCCGACGCGCGGCACATGTTCTTCGTCGGCCGGGTGCGCGGCTGGCCTGCCGCGCGGGAGGGCGCGCAGAAGCTGAAGGAGATCTCGTACGTGCACGCCGAGGCCTACCAGGCCTCCGAGCTGAAGCACGGGCCGCTGGCGCTGATCAACCCGGAGATGCCGACCGTGGTGCTGGTGCCGGACGACGAGCTGCTGGCCAAGAACACCGCCACGATCGAGGAGATCAAGGCACGCGGCGGGCCGGTCATCGCGGTCACCGACGCCGAGCTGCCGCCCGGCCTGGCCACGGACGTCATCCGGGTGCCGAAGGCGCACGACGCGCTGGCCCCGATCACGCTGTCGGTGCCGTTGCAGCTGTTCGCCTACCACCTCGCGCGCGCGCTGGGCCGCGACGTGGACCGGCCGCGCAACCTGGCCAAGAGCGTGACCGTCGAGTAG
- a CDS encoding TIGR03621 family F420-dependent LLM class oxidoreductase: protein MNHLSFGITLATPATHDALVESCRAAEGYGFDSVLAVDHLGPNRTSPFSVLNLAAQVSPTLQVGTYVLNGAFWNSSLLSREVQTVQRMSGGRLQLGIGAGIIKQEFDLAGIPWTPMDARVEHVGSLLDDLRKLLDAEADVEHPPVLIGGTGDRMLRLAAERADVVSVGGIKHIKGKPTGNFRVIGSDETEERVAFVRDAAAGRDVTLNAFVQVVELTDDREAAAARIAADWELTAEVVLDSPYMLIGSSDEIAAQVAASHARFGFTSFNVQRPYLDALGPSIALARAAVA from the coding sequence GTGAACCACTTATCGTTCGGGATCACGCTGGCTACACCGGCCACGCACGACGCGCTCGTCGAGTCGTGCCGGGCGGCCGAGGGCTACGGGTTCGACTCCGTGCTGGCCGTCGACCACCTCGGGCCGAACCGGACGTCGCCGTTCTCGGTGCTGAACCTCGCCGCCCAGGTCTCGCCCACCCTCCAGGTCGGCACCTACGTGCTCAACGGGGCCTTCTGGAACTCGTCGCTGCTGTCCAGGGAGGTGCAGACCGTGCAGCGGATGAGCGGGGGACGGCTGCAGCTCGGGATCGGCGCGGGGATCATCAAGCAGGAGTTCGACCTGGCCGGCATCCCGTGGACGCCGATGGACGCGCGGGTCGAGCACGTCGGCTCGCTGCTGGACGACCTGCGGAAGCTGCTGGACGCGGAAGCCGACGTGGAGCACCCGCCGGTGCTGATCGGCGGCACCGGTGACCGGATGCTGCGCTTGGCCGCCGAACGCGCCGACGTGGTCAGCGTGGGCGGCATCAAGCACATCAAGGGCAAGCCGACGGGGAACTTCCGCGTCATCGGCTCGGACGAGACCGAGGAGCGCGTGGCGTTCGTGCGGGACGCGGCGGCGGGGCGCGACGTCACGCTCAACGCGTTCGTCCAGGTGGTCGAGCTGACCGACGACCGGGAGGCGGCGGCCGCGCGGATCGCGGCGGACTGGGAGCTGACGGCGGAGGTGGTGCTCGACTCGCCGTACATGCTGATCGGCTCGTCGGACGAGATCGCGGCGCAGGTCGCGGCGTCCCACGCCCGGTTCGGGTTCACGTCGTTCAACGTGCAGCGGCCGTACCTCGACGCCCTGGGGCCGTCGATCGCGCTCGCCCGCGCCGCGGTCGCATGA
- a CDS encoding APC family permease, with protein sequence MTGAKGGRLTVGQGTAMYVGAVLGTGVIALPALAAEMAGPASLLAWLALVVLSAPLAATFAALGARHPDAGGVSTYARLAFGERLSAVVGWCFYFAVPPGTTAAALFAGAYVEQAVGGGQWTVVVTALALLTSMAVTNWIGLRASGAVQFVLAALLVFLVLGSVLLAVPHVDMGNLTPFAPHGWLAIAPAAGLLVWSFAGWEAITHLAQEFRHPARDLPRATGIAVAIVGLLYLSVAFAIIAVLGPAAAESEAPLGQLIARTVGGDVKVVAAVAAVLLTIGSINAYMASASKLSAALARDGAFPRNLSGGTVAGEVPRRSLVVVVALCFLSLAVAIGTGTGAKLLVLLTTGQFVAVYLLGTAAALKLLPTRSPAWYAALVAFLGVVGLTVATAVYMLWPLVVTATALLFLRWNRKRRQDPVGEVVP encoded by the coding sequence ATGACCGGCGCGAAGGGCGGTCGGCTGACCGTCGGCCAGGGCACCGCCATGTACGTCGGCGCGGTGCTGGGCACGGGTGTGATCGCGCTGCCCGCGCTGGCGGCGGAGATGGCGGGTCCGGCGTCGCTGCTGGCGTGGCTGGCGCTCGTGGTGCTGTCGGCCCCGCTGGCGGCGACGTTCGCGGCACTGGGCGCCCGGCACCCGGACGCGGGCGGCGTCTCCACCTACGCGCGGCTGGCGTTCGGCGAACGCCTGTCCGCCGTGGTGGGCTGGTGCTTCTACTTCGCCGTGCCGCCGGGCACGACCGCGGCGGCCCTGTTCGCCGGCGCGTACGTCGAGCAGGCCGTCGGCGGCGGGCAGTGGACGGTCGTGGTGACCGCGCTGGCGCTGCTGACCAGCATGGCCGTGACGAACTGGATCGGCCTGCGCGCGTCGGGCGCGGTGCAGTTCGTGCTGGCCGCGCTCCTGGTGTTCCTGGTGCTCGGCTCGGTGCTGCTGGCCGTGCCGCACGTCGACATGGGCAACCTGACCCCGTTCGCCCCTCACGGCTGGCTCGCCATCGCGCCGGCCGCGGGCCTGCTGGTGTGGAGCTTCGCCGGGTGGGAGGCGATCACGCACCTGGCGCAGGAGTTCCGGCACCCGGCGCGCGACCTGCCGCGCGCCACGGGCATCGCCGTCGCGATCGTGGGCCTGCTGTACCTGTCGGTGGCGTTCGCGATCATCGCGGTGCTCGGCCCGGCGGCCGCCGAGTCGGAGGCGCCGCTGGGTCAGCTGATCGCGCGCACGGTCGGCGGTGACGTGAAGGTGGTGGCGGCCGTCGCGGCGGTGCTGCTGACCATCGGGTCGATCAACGCCTACATGGCCAGCGCGTCGAAGCTGAGCGCGGCGCTGGCGCGGGACGGCGCGTTCCCGCGCAACCTGTCCGGTGGCACGGTCGCGGGCGAGGTGCCCCGCCGCAGCCTGGTGGTCGTGGTGGCGCTGTGCTTCCTGTCGCTGGCGGTGGCCATCGGCACGGGCACGGGCGCGAAGCTGCTGGTCCTGCTGACCACCGGCCAGTTCGTGGCGGTGTACCTGCTGGGCACGGCGGCGGCGTTGAAGCTGCTGCCCACGCGGTCGCCCGCGTGGTACGCCGCGCTGGTGGCGTTCCTCGGCGTGGTGGGGCTGACGGTCGCCACGGCGGTGTACATGCTGTGGCCGCTGGTCGTGACGGCGACGGCGCTGCTGTTCCTGCGGTGGAACCGGAAGCGGCGCCAGGACCCGGTGGGCGAAGTCGTGCCGTGA
- a CDS encoding NIPSNAP family protein, whose amino-acid sequence MTEPWLLEIRVFKLKPGTRAEFDRISRDGTIPLMRRIGITVLSFGPSPLDEDEWQLVRAFPGLDERVRLAGSLYEHPEWAEYGDPVGEMMADYSTALLPVPESTVKLLSEPGAFA is encoded by the coding sequence ATGACCGAGCCCTGGTTGCTGGAGATCCGCGTGTTCAAGCTCAAGCCCGGCACCCGAGCCGAGTTCGACCGCATCAGCCGGGACGGCACCATCCCGCTCATGCGCCGCATCGGCATCACGGTGCTCTCGTTCGGACCGTCCCCTTTGGACGAGGACGAGTGGCAGCTGGTGCGCGCGTTCCCCGGCCTGGACGAGCGCGTCCGGCTCGCCGGCTCGCTGTACGAGCACCCCGAGTGGGCCGAGTACGGCGACCCGGTCGGCGAGATGATGGCCGACTACAGCACGGCGCTGCTGCCCGTGCCGGAGAGCACGGTCAAGCTCCTGTCCGAGCCCGGCGCGTTCGCCTAG
- a CDS encoding MmcQ/YjbR family DNA-binding protein, producing the protein MACTRGWTAPRRGVTAEDVRRIARALPRTEEALVRDRVKYRIGRIVYLALSPDELTMGFAFPKEERAALIASDPDKFHPPVPSDERYNWVRATLSQLDEAELTELVVDAWRMCVPKRVARDYLGR; encoded by the coding sequence CTGGCCTGCACCCGCGGCTGGACGGCGCCGCGCCGGGGCGTCACGGCCGAGGACGTGCGCCGGATCGCCCGAGCCCTCCCCCGCACGGAGGAGGCGCTGGTCCGCGACCGGGTCAAATACCGCATCGGACGCATCGTGTACCTCGCCCTGTCACCGGATGAGCTGACCATGGGATTCGCGTTCCCCAAGGAGGAGCGGGCGGCGCTGATTGCCTCGGACCCCGACAAATTCCACCCGCCGGTCCCTTCGGACGAGCGGTACAACTGGGTTCGGGCCACCTTGTCTCAACTGGACGAGGCGGAGTTGACCGAGTTGGTGGTAGACGCCTGGCGAATGTGCGTGCCGAAGCGCGTCGCGCGTGATTACCTGGGGCGATAG
- the pepN gene encoding aminopeptidase N, whose amino-acid sequence MASLTRSEAAARGALLEIDSYHVDLDLTGDGKVFRSTTKISFTAGEGGSTFVDVKPEALLGARLNDRELDVSALVDGRLPLTGLAAANELVVVADMAYSRESKGLHRYVDPADEQVYVYGAVFLDHAPRIFACFDQPDLKAPFTFDLTVPDEWTVLGTGAATKVSAGRWRVVQDVAQATYLTTVVAGPYASFETVHDGVPLGVHCRASVAEALEADIQEVFDVTAQCLDEFHRLFGVRYPFGRFDQVFAPEFSYLSLDHPGCVLLKELYLFRTPAPRSEHETRAVVIAHGLSLMWWAGLVTNKWWDDLWLGQAFADYLAHRVPSEVTEFTGPLTTFSARRKGQAYTADQRPSTHPVWIDGADAMSALLDLDRISYFKGSSALRQLAHHIGDDAMREALRIFFARHAYGAATFADFNAAIGEAVGRDMTDWADRWLGTANVTTLAPELTAEDGVITSFAVTQTAPDSHPTLRPHTIDIGLYGDTHETVRVTVDGARTELPELVGRGVPKFLLLNENDLTYAKIRYDDASRQALPEVLPSLAPIDRAMVWAQLLQGVVDGAVPATDHLDLVTRMLGYETELSIVIEVLEQARVDVADRLLDPELRPGLLKAVADAARDRLSRVAPHDELGLALARGLVEFTSDTSELRGWLDGVPLPAGLELDADLAWRVRYRLAVLGAFTEAEIDEAYAADPSTHTEQFAVKARAAIPTAEAKAAAWAAITTDAELSSYRLWSTAEGFWQPEQRELTAPYVTRFFAEIVDVARLREDKVLDTLVLWLYPRYATEQATIEAAEELFGRDDLPLPLRRRGADLTDDLRRAVHARRG is encoded by the coding sequence ATGGCCAGTTTGACTCGTTCCGAAGCAGCCGCCCGGGGCGCTTTGTTGGAGATCGACTCGTATCACGTGGACCTGGATCTGACCGGCGATGGGAAAGTATTTCGGTCGACGACGAAAATCTCGTTCACCGCCGGGGAGGGCGGGTCGACCTTCGTGGACGTCAAGCCGGAGGCGCTGCTGGGCGCCCGGCTCAACGACCGCGAGCTGGACGTGTCCGCGCTGGTCGACGGCCGGTTGCCGCTGACCGGGCTGGCCGCCGCCAACGAGCTGGTCGTCGTCGCGGACATGGCCTACTCGCGGGAGTCGAAGGGCCTGCACCGCTACGTCGACCCGGCCGACGAGCAGGTGTACGTGTACGGAGCGGTGTTCCTCGACCACGCTCCGCGCATCTTCGCCTGCTTCGACCAGCCCGACCTGAAGGCGCCGTTCACGTTCGACCTCACCGTCCCCGACGAGTGGACGGTCCTGGGCACGGGTGCGGCCACGAAGGTGTCGGCCGGGCGCTGGCGGGTCGTGCAGGACGTGGCGCAGGCCACGTACCTGACCACGGTCGTCGCCGGGCCGTACGCCTCGTTCGAGACCGTGCACGACGGCGTGCCGCTCGGCGTGCACTGCCGGGCGTCGGTGGCCGAGGCGCTGGAGGCCGACATCCAGGAGGTCTTCGACGTCACGGCCCAGTGCCTCGACGAGTTCCACCGCCTGTTCGGCGTGCGCTACCCGTTCGGCCGGTTCGACCAGGTCTTCGCACCCGAGTTCAGCTACCTGTCGCTGGACCACCCCGGCTGCGTGCTGCTCAAGGAGCTGTACCTGTTCCGCACCCCTGCGCCGCGCAGCGAGCACGAGACCCGCGCGGTGGTCATCGCGCACGGCCTGTCGCTGATGTGGTGGGCGGGCCTGGTGACCAACAAGTGGTGGGACGACCTGTGGCTGGGCCAGGCGTTCGCCGACTACCTGGCGCACCGGGTGCCCAGCGAGGTCACCGAGTTCACCGGCCCGCTGACGACGTTCTCCGCCCGCCGCAAGGGCCAGGCGTACACGGCCGACCAGCGGCCCTCGACCCACCCGGTGTGGATCGACGGCGCGGACGCCATGTCGGCGCTGCTGGACCTGGACCGGATCTCGTACTTCAAGGGCTCGTCGGCGCTGCGGCAGCTCGCGCACCACATCGGCGACGACGCGATGCGCGAGGCGCTGCGGATCTTCTTCGCCCGGCACGCGTACGGCGCGGCGACGTTCGCGGACTTCAACGCGGCGATCGGCGAGGCCGTCGGCCGGGACATGACCGACTGGGCGGACCGCTGGCTCGGCACCGCCAACGTCACCACGCTGGCCCCGGAGCTCACCGCCGAGGACGGCGTGATCACGTCGTTCGCCGTGACGCAGACCGCGCCGGACTCGCACCCGACGCTGCGGCCGCACACCATCGACATCGGCCTGTACGGCGACACCCACGAGACGGTCCGGGTGACCGTGGACGGGGCGCGCACCGAGCTGCCCGAGCTGGTGGGCCGCGGGGTCCCGAAGTTCCTGCTGCTCAACGAGAACGACCTGACCTACGCGAAGATCCGCTACGACGACGCGTCGCGCCAGGCGCTGCCCGAGGTGCTGCCGTCGCTCGCGCCGATCGACCGGGCGATGGTGTGGGCGCAGCTGCTGCAGGGCGTGGTGGACGGCGCCGTCCCGGCGACCGACCACCTGGACCTGGTGACGCGGATGCTCGGCTACGAGACCGAGCTGTCGATCGTGATCGAGGTGCTCGAACAGGCCCGCGTCGACGTGGCCGACCGGCTGCTGGACCCCGAGCTGCGACCGGGCCTGCTCAAGGCCGTGGCGGACGCGGCGCGCGACCGGCTGTCCCGCGTCGCGCCGCACGACGAGCTCGGCCTGGCGCTGGCGCGGGGCCTGGTGGAGTTCACCTCCGACACCTCGGAGCTGCGCGGCTGGCTGGACGGCGTGCCGCTGCCGGCCGGGCTGGAGCTGGACGCCGACCTCGCCTGGCGGGTGCGCTACCGGCTCGCGGTGCTGGGCGCGTTCACCGAGGCGGAGATCGACGAGGCGTACGCGGCGGACCCGAGCACGCACACGGAGCAGTTCGCGGTGAAGGCGCGGGCGGCGATCCCGACGGCCGAGGCCAAGGCGGCCGCGTGGGCCGCGATCACCACCGACGCCGAGCTGTCGAGCTACCGGCTGTGGTCCACCGCCGAGGGGTTCTGGCAGCCGGAGCAGCGGGAGCTGACCGCGCCGTACGTGACCAGGTTCTTCGCCGAGATCGTGGACGTCGCGCGGCTGCGCGAGGACAAGGTGCTGGACACGCTCGTGCTGTGGCTCTACCCGCGCTACGCCACCGAGCAGGCCACGATCGAGGCGGCCGAGGAGCTGTTCGGGCGCGACGACCTGCCGCTGCCGCTGCGCCGACGGGGCGCGGACCTGACCGACGACCTGCGCCGCGCCGTGCACGCGAGGCGCGGGTGA
- a CDS encoding NAD(P)/FAD-dependent oxidoreductase, whose amino-acid sequence MRAAVVGGGVAGAALAWRLRTAGADVTVYAPGAADASGASGGLVRGFEVDGGAARDAAESLAELRADDLVRDWAGYRETGSVYVTADDVTPSVAAVEAVLPGSASVVDGAELARRFGFRDLPADAAGVVERHAGHFSPDRFREHALRWLAGHGGDVRTERVAEVLPGPAVRTSAGVTAFDAVVVAAGAWTPRLVGGEPLRAKQIQYGLYRLPIPCAASFVDDRTGLYGRPDRDGAFLLGMGCDRWDVDPDGVTPDHDLAARVLDTARRRFGVAGGEVVADRVVASFDCYRSPGGLRLVDAGGGVSTFTGGSGGAAKTVLAASRRAAAELVAS is encoded by the coding sequence GTGAGAGCCGCGGTGGTCGGCGGCGGCGTCGCGGGCGCCGCACTGGCCTGGCGGCTGCGGACGGCCGGCGCGGACGTGACGGTCTACGCGCCGGGCGCCGCCGACGCCTCGGGCGCGTCCGGCGGGCTGGTGCGCGGGTTCGAGGTGGACGGGGGTGCGGCGCGCGACGCCGCCGAGTCGCTGGCCGAGCTGCGGGCCGACGACCTGGTCCGCGACTGGGCCGGGTACCGGGAGACCGGGTCGGTGTACGTGACGGCGGACGACGTCACGCCGTCCGTGGCCGCCGTCGAGGCGGTGCTGCCGGGTTCGGCGTCCGTCGTGGACGGCGCCGAGCTGGCGCGGCGCTTCGGGTTCCGGGACCTGCCCGCCGACGCGGCCGGCGTCGTGGAGCGGCACGCCGGGCACTTCTCCCCCGACCGGTTCCGCGAGCACGCGCTGCGGTGGCTCGCCGGGCACGGCGGCGACGTCCGGACCGAGCGGGTTGCCGAAGTGCTGCCGGGACCGGCGGTTCGGACCTCCGCCGGCGTGACGGCGTTCGACGCGGTGGTCGTCGCGGCCGGCGCGTGGACGCCCCGGCTGGTCGGCGGCGAGCCGTTGCGGGCCAAGCAGATCCAGTACGGCCTCTACCGGTTGCCGATCCCGTGCGCGGCGTCGTTCGTGGACGACCGGACCGGCCTGTACGGGCGGCCGGACCGCGACGGCGCCTTCCTGCTGGGCATGGGGTGCGACCGCTGGGACGTCGACCCCGACGGGGTGACGCCCGACCACGACCTGGCCGCGCGGGTGCTCGACACGGCCCGACGACGGTTCGGCGTCGCGGGCGGCGAGGTCGTCGCGGACCGCGTGGTGGCGTCGTTCGACTGCTACCGCTCACCGGGCGGGCTGCGCCTGGTCGACGCGGGCGGCGGGGTGTCCACGTTCACCGGCGGCAGCGGCGGCGCGGCGAAGACCGTGCTGGCGGCGAGCCGGCGCGCGGCGGCGGAGCTGGTGGCGTCGTGA
- a CDS encoding VOC family protein produces MILGIDHVGLLTADAEGVGALLAVLGLSKADSGVAGDYGVSCDFWQVGADLAAPAVEVVAPVREDSAVAGRLARGPGLYHLAFEVDDLGAEASRLRANGFALVDAEPCRGAREGMAVQYLYAPKPAGVLVELVQYATARRGLSQPSGNPISTPPKSGL; encoded by the coding sequence GTGATCCTCGGCATCGACCACGTCGGCCTGCTCACCGCGGACGCCGAGGGGGTGGGCGCGCTGCTCGCCGTGCTCGGACTGTCCAAAGCGGACAGCGGGGTCGCGGGCGACTACGGCGTCTCGTGCGACTTCTGGCAGGTGGGCGCGGACCTCGCGGCCCCGGCCGTGGAGGTGGTCGCGCCGGTGCGGGAGGACTCGGCGGTGGCCGGGCGGCTCGCGCGCGGACCGGGGCTCTACCACCTCGCGTTCGAAGTGGACGACCTCGGCGCCGAGGCGTCCCGCCTGCGCGCCAACGGTTTCGCGCTCGTGGACGCGGAACCGTGCCGGGGGGCGCGGGAGGGCATGGCGGTGCAGTACCTGTACGCGCCCAAGCCCGCCGGCGTGCTCGTGGAACTCGTGCAGTACGCCACCGCGCGCCGCGGCCTATCGCAGCCATCGGGAAACCCGATCAGCACACCGCCGAAAAGCGGTCTCTGA
- a CDS encoding 3-oxoacyl-[acyl-carrier-protein] synthase III C-terminal domain-containing protein produces MASQLVDFGVAGFGYATGEDQDVAQTAGDYVGDPERVVRWGYHTFHRAPDGVTATDLAALAGQDALDRLGLAPNDVDLVVVAASEVPDYHHWDTSAAVARRLKVEGTTQTMLLTEGCACGVTGLGYVAGQLALQPELRTVLFIAVNRVSEFHRNRMNVNNAVHSDGAVAAVLKRGHEGVKWLATDQFVDPDLSDFFRTEVGGAANPLPFDGWTAKDAPPGHARIQAHFDKDPAKLREFVATLNQRITDTIDNALRRADLTRDDLKHVIYINDSTDTIEEVAEPFGVTVEHTNAELSLSHGHMGAADQLFCLGEHIERGDVKSGDVVALCGISIGMRWYCTLVRI; encoded by the coding sequence ATGGCCAGCCAGCTCGTGGATTTCGGAGTCGCGGGCTTCGGGTACGCCACCGGCGAGGACCAGGACGTCGCGCAGACGGCCGGTGACTACGTGGGCGACCCCGAACGCGTCGTCCGCTGGGGCTACCACACGTTCCACCGGGCACCGGACGGCGTGACCGCGACCGACCTGGCCGCGCTCGCCGGGCAGGACGCGCTGGACCGCCTCGGCCTCGCCCCCAACGACGTCGACCTCGTCGTGGTGGCCGCCTCCGAGGTGCCGGACTACCACCACTGGGACACGTCGGCCGCCGTCGCGCGCCGGCTCAAGGTCGAGGGCACGACCCAGACGATGCTGCTCACCGAGGGCTGCGCGTGCGGCGTCACGGGCCTCGGCTACGTCGCCGGTCAGCTCGCGCTCCAGCCGGAGCTGCGGACGGTGCTGTTCATCGCGGTCAACCGGGTCAGCGAGTTCCACCGCAACCGGATGAACGTCAACAACGCCGTGCACAGCGACGGCGCGGTGGCCGCCGTCCTCAAGCGCGGCCACGAGGGCGTCAAGTGGCTGGCCACGGACCAGTTCGTGGACCCGGACCTGTCGGACTTCTTCCGCACGGAGGTCGGCGGCGCGGCCAACCCGCTCCCGTTCGACGGCTGGACGGCCAAGGACGCGCCTCCCGGGCACGCCCGCATCCAGGCGCACTTCGACAAGGACCCGGCGAAGCTGCGCGAGTTCGTCGCGACGCTGAACCAGCGCATCACCGACACCATCGACAACGCGCTGCGCCGCGCGGACCTGACCCGCGACGACCTCAAGCACGTCATCTACATCAACGACTCCACCGACACGATCGAGGAGGTCGCGGAGCCGTTCGGCGTCACGGTCGAGCACACCAACGCCGAGCTGTCGCTCAGCCATGGCCACATGGGCGCGGCCGACCAGCTGTTCTGCCTCGGCGAGCACATCGAGCGCGGCGACGTGAAGTCCGGCGACGTCGTGGCCCTGTGCGGGATCTCCATCGGCATGCGCTGGTACTGCACGTTGGTGCGGATCTGA